One Onychostoma macrolepis isolate SWU-2019 chromosome 15, ASM1243209v1, whole genome shotgun sequence DNA segment encodes these proteins:
- the LOC131554121 gene encoding gastrula zinc finger protein XlCGF7.1-like, whose protein sequence is MEFIKEEIEDTSDPEPTRIKQEDTEEQTDWIEVKQQRHKVNEVVEEHCKIKSPRKKFKQMHTCSQCGKSFSHKGNFNKHMRIHTGEKPYTCPQCGKSFADASSLNYHLHVHSGEKPFNCDQCDKEFISPSNLKNHLKVHSDEKPHLCCFCGKSFSRLTYCKQHQKTHNEVRDHVCCECGKSFTAAGDLKRHQRIHTGEKPYKCSYCDKSFTESGNLKRHERVHTGEKPYHCTQCGESFTQSTALVTHIKKHCSVSE, encoded by the exons AtggagtttattaaagaggagattGAAGACACGAGTGATCCAGAACCAACCAGAATAAAACaagaagatactgaggaacaaacag acTGGATAGAAGTAAAACAGCAAAGACACAAGGTGAATGAAGTGGTGGAGGAACATTGTAAAATCAAAAGTccaagaaaaaaatttaaacagatGCACACCTGCTCACAGTGCGGAAAGAGTTTCTCACACAAAGGAAACTTTAACAAGCACATGagaatccacactggagagaaaccgtacacatgccctcagtgtggaaagagttttgctGATGCATCAAGTCTCAATTATCATCTGCATGTTCACTCTGGAGAAAAACCATTTAACTGTGATCAGTGTGATAAAGAATTTATTTCGCCATCAAATCTAAAAAACCATCTGAAAGTTCATTCAGATGAGAAGCCTCACTTGTGTTGTttctgtggaaagagtttttcgaGGCTGACTTACTGTAAACAGCACCAGAAAACACACAATGAAGTGAGAGATCATGTGTGTTGTGAGTGTGGGAAGAGCTTTACTGCAGCTGGTGATCTGAAACGGCACCAAAGGATTcatactggagaaaaaccttacaagtgCTCATATTGTGACAAGAGTTTCACTGAGTCTGGAAACCTGAAAAGACATGAgcgagttcatactggagagaagccgtatcACTGTACTCAGTGTGGAGAGAGTTTCACTCAGTCAACAGCTTTAGTGACTCATATTAAAAAGCATTGTTCTGTGTCAGAGTGA